Proteins found in one Cyanobacteria bacterium GSL.Bin1 genomic segment:
- a CDS encoding type II toxin-antitoxin system RelE/ParE family toxin yields MNQERLWEIEKYVTQEGVCLFDEWFETLDSQFQARVDVRFDRISLGNFGDTKNLGGGIYELRFSFGAGYRVYYGIRGRRVILLLTGGSKKSQNKDIRLAKELWNAYKKENRGE; encoded by the coding sequence TTGAATCAAGAGCGATTATGGGAAATTGAAAAGTATGTCACTCAAGAGGGGGTTTGTCTTTTTGATGAATGGTTTGAAACCTTAGACTCTCAATTTCAAGCTCGAGTTGATGTTCGTTTTGACCGCATCAGCTTGGGGAATTTTGGTGATACTAAAAACTTAGGTGGGGGAATCTATGAATTACGATTTTCTTTTGGTGCAGGATACCGAGTTTATTATGGAATTCGAGGGAGACGAGTAATCCTTTTACTGACAGGTGGCTCAAAAAAGAGTCAGAATAAAGATATTAGACTTGCGAAAGAGCTTTGGAATGCTTACAAAAAAGAAAACAGAGGAGAATAA
- a CDS encoding (p)ppGpp synthetase, whose amino-acid sequence MTWTELIYTKKAVRRAGDYLCQKSSQFDLDKYLEAFDILSNWRSSHAYPMQSMLGYFRKKAFEVDKKSIIVQRLKRTPSILAKLRREGGMKLDRMEDIAGCRIVVANQAKVYAVRNKIVNGRTRNILRRERDYLRSPKYSGYRGLHLVYQYNGDKKQYSRHSVELQIRSKIQHSWATAVEVVGTFTGQALKASQGSDSWLDFFKLASIAFEEIEEHKLSDNAYTENRVALIQAIEDLGVLPRLRAFAVSTHHLGQKTQNKSDYFLLTLDIKESIMNVQRFPKEQLKLATEQYASLEKDFRDNTDKDVVLVSASSVHGLKKAYPNYFADTSDFAKYIEKVMEASNSVPN is encoded by the coding sequence TTGACTTGGACTGAACTAATTTATACGAAAAAAGCTGTAAGGCGTGCAGGTGATTATCTATGTCAAAAATCATCCCAATTTGATTTAGATAAGTATTTAGAAGCATTTGACATTTTGTCCAATTGGAGGTCATCACATGCATACCCTATGCAATCCATGCTTGGATACTTCCGAAAAAAAGCTTTTGAGGTAGACAAAAAATCAATTATTGTACAACGACTGAAAAGAACACCGTCAATTCTTGCAAAACTTAGAAGAGAAGGAGGTATGAAACTTGATCGCATGGAGGACATTGCAGGGTGTAGAATTGTTGTAGCAAATCAAGCTAAAGTCTATGCGGTCAGAAATAAAATAGTAAATGGCAGAACAAGAAATATCCTTCGACGTGAAAGGGATTATCTCCGATCTCCTAAATACTCGGGTTATCGAGGTCTGCATTTGGTATATCAATATAATGGAGATAAAAAACAGTATTCCAGACATTCCGTTGAATTACAAATTAGAAGCAAGATTCAACATTCTTGGGCTACAGCTGTTGAAGTAGTTGGAACATTTACGGGGCAAGCACTTAAAGCAAGCCAAGGGTCTGATTCTTGGTTGGATTTTTTTAAACTTGCAAGCATCGCTTTTGAAGAAATTGAGGAACATAAACTATCTGATAACGCTTATACAGAAAATAGAGTTGCTTTAATCCAAGCCATTGAAGATTTAGGAGTTTTGCCAAGATTACGAGCTTTTGCTGTTTCTACACATCATTTAGGGCAAAAAACTCAGAATAAGAGTGATTATTTCCTTTTAACTTTAGATATAAAGGAATCAATTATGAACGTACAACGATTTCCTAAAGAGCAACTCAAATTAGCAACAGAGCAATACGCGAGCCTTGAAAAAGACTTTAGGGACAATACTGACAAAGATGTTGTCCTTGTATCCGCCTCATCAGTACATGGACTGAAAAAAGCATATCCAAATTATTTTGCAGATACAAGCGACTTTGCTAAATATATAGAAAAGGTTATGGAAGCAAGTAATTCAGTGCCTAATTGA
- a CDS encoding photosystem reaction center subunit H yields MTTEFNRLRSEVINTQVITRNSGKRLGVVKEMLVDIDRREVVALGLRDNLISVAGMPRYMYLEDITQSGDVILVEDEEVIEDVDIEALSALINCEVITEDGEMLGRVRDFQFNMEDGKVSSLIIASWGYPQIPDQILSTYELPIEEIVSSGPNRIIVFEGAEERLTQLTVGLLERLGIGKAPWEKDDDDLYYTPPTARPENQLGTGLPERPPIRQEPVERREPIREPVYEEEPVYEEAWTEEEWQEPETPPRQEESIRYQEAVLEEDNWGDADAPYDEPEYEPEPLNGLEDEEIEEDVWRDEDETYVPPKVDLPEKPKAKDKTKEKEKEPEYEEETNY; encoded by the coding sequence ATGACAACTGAATTCAATCGTTTACGCTCTGAAGTTATCAATACCCAAGTCATCACCCGTAACAGCGGAAAGCGGTTAGGCGTAGTCAAAGAAATGCTCGTTGATATAGATCGGCGAGAAGTGGTGGCATTGGGGTTAAGAGACAACTTGATCTCCGTTGCAGGGATGCCACGCTATATGTATCTAGAAGACATTACTCAAAGTGGGGATGTCATTCTAGTTGAAGATGAAGAAGTGATCGAAGATGTTGACATCGAAGCACTGAGTGCATTAATCAACTGTGAAGTCATCACGGAAGACGGAGAAATGCTGGGGCGGGTCCGTGACTTTCAATTCAATATGGAGGATGGCAAAGTCTCGTCTTTGATCATTGCGTCTTGGGGATATCCGCAAATTCCGGATCAAATTCTCAGTACCTACGAACTCCCCATTGAAGAAATTGTTAGCAGCGGTCCCAACCGGATTATTGTCTTTGAAGGCGCAGAAGAACGTCTCACGCAGTTAACTGTTGGTCTCTTAGAAAGACTAGGAATTGGTAAAGCGCCTTGGGAAAAAGACGACGACGATCTTTACTATACTCCGCCGACCGCTCGTCCAGAAAATCAGTTAGGAACTGGCTTACCGGAACGTCCTCCGATTCGCCAAGAACCGGTTGAACGTCGAGAACCGATTCGGGAACCCGTTTATGAAGAAGAACCGGTTTACGAAGAAGCCTGGACAGAAGAAGAATGGCAAGAACCAGAAACCCCTCCTCGTCAAGAAGAGTCGATTCGCTATCAAGAAGCAGTTTTAGAAGAAGACAACTGGGGAGATGCTGATGCACCTTATGATGAACCAGAGTATGAACCGGAACCGCTCAATGGTTTAGAGGATGAAGAAATTGAAGAAGATGTTTGGCGAGATGAGGATGAAACCTATGTCCCGCCAAAAGTTGATCTTCCTGAAAAACCAAAAGCGAAGGACAAAACGAAGGAAAAAGAGAAAGAACCTGAGTACGAAGAAGAAACTAATTATTAG
- a CDS encoding toxin gives MKPFNWNSKKNQQLIEDRQISFEDILFNIQKGRLLDDIEHPNQVKDPSQRIFVVEVDEYAYLVPYVENDDEIFLKTVIPSRKATKQYLGGNS, from the coding sequence ATGAAGCCTTTCAACTGGAACTCAAAAAAAAATCAGCAACTTATAGAAGACCGTCAGATATCTTTTGAGGATATTTTGTTTAACATACAAAAGGGACGATTGCTGGACGATATTGAACACCCCAACCAAGTTAAAGATCCAAGTCAACGGATATTTGTTGTAGAGGTTGATGAATATGCCTATTTAGTCCCATACGTAGAAAATGATGATGAAATCTTTTTAAAAACGGTGATTCCCAGTAGAAAAGCAACCAAACAATACCTTGGAGGCAATTCATGA
- the smc gene encoding chromosome segregation protein SMC, with the protein MVHVKRLELSRFKSFGQTTQIPLLTGFTVVSGPNGSGKSNILDALLFALGLASSRGMRAERLPDLVNHNQSNGKGRAETTVKVTFELDDETEWSVARRLRVTKEGSYASTFYINDETCTQSQLHEQLRALRIYPEGYNVVLQGDVTRIISMNGRERREIIDELAGVAEFDRKIAKAKETLETVKEKEERCEILQQELIKTRDRAASERNKAEKYRQLKAEIQEKQQWEAVLEWKALKQQIDTLQGEITGNEQTLTQLQQTIQTTESQIQEASQTLDDLNAQVKALGEDEQLEATSKLATQKAQQEQLQQREAELNQILQDTATAQEQTQQQRQEQQSRLQTLQQELENLTQTKIQELQQATEAAQAKLADSREQANAIASASEEWIQQQTQLSQQINQLQNSLNPQRTEQAQLQERETQLQQKIAEQQTTLASLNPELETKQQTIQELEQAVNQLQEQVQTLAQQLSHAEEEKKLQQSTQTRLLQEQRDKQRKLDKLEATQQAQQEAQGTYATQIILQANLPGVCGLVAQLGQVEPRYQLALETAAGGRLANIVVEDDQVGAKAIQLLKEKRGGRATFLPLNKIQAPRQNMTAALRYANGFVDYAANLIDCEPRYQVIFAYVFGNTAVFTTLENARPHLGKTRIVTLEGEILESSGAMSGGSRSTRSSLHFGTATETESDEIQQLKARLAEIDEILAVCEPKIEQATAESQRLTEKLNETRQQHQEQQWQYKQTQQEIERLSQQQQQVSQQLSQNETELVQLQGRLELLANSIPQQETELVQLQAELADLEASHSNTQWQEIQQVIKQQEAELKQAETALNEAKQQQQQLETEQLRLQEKISTSEQRLTEYEQRVLETNQQKASVETQQQEIAEKIAETDTIIAQLQEKLGKLKEERDRADQTLRSHQRQQDKQTWKQQKLQETLSEQQDQLATLQSQYKEKGNALPEPLPEIPELVQETPSETITFANYSEQLTHLQEELRQMQKRLQDMEPVNMLALEEYEKTQARLDDLTEKLTTLQAERNELLLRIETFTTRRLEAFNEAFNAVNENFQTIFATLSEGDGYLQLDKPDDLSNANLNLIAHPKGKPVQRLHSMSGGEKSLTALSFIFALQRYRPSPFYAFDEVDMFLDGANVQRLATMIKQQAEQAQFIVVSLRRPMIEASMRTIGVTQARGAYTQVLGIKL; encoded by the coding sequence ATGGTTCATGTCAAGCGTTTAGAATTGTCGCGGTTTAAGTCGTTTGGTCAGACGACACAAATTCCGCTGCTAACGGGTTTTACTGTTGTTTCAGGTCCCAATGGGTCAGGGAAATCGAACATTCTCGATGCGCTATTGTTTGCGTTGGGCTTAGCTAGTTCCCGAGGAATGCGGGCTGAACGATTGCCCGATCTTGTCAATCATAATCAGAGTAATGGTAAAGGACGAGCCGAGACAACAGTTAAAGTGACCTTTGAACTGGATGATGAGACGGAATGGTCGGTGGCGCGTCGGCTACGGGTGACGAAAGAGGGAAGTTATGCTTCTACGTTCTATATTAATGATGAAACTTGTACGCAAAGTCAACTCCATGAACAACTGCGGGCGTTAAGAATTTATCCCGAAGGCTATAACGTCGTTTTACAGGGGGATGTCACCCGCATTATTAGTATGAACGGGCGGGAACGGCGGGAGATTATTGATGAGTTGGCGGGGGTGGCAGAGTTTGACCGCAAAATTGCCAAGGCGAAGGAAACGCTGGAGACGGTAAAGGAAAAAGAAGAACGGTGTGAGATTCTCCAACAAGAATTAATTAAAACGCGCGATCGCGCGGCCAGTGAACGCAATAAAGCGGAGAAATACCGTCAACTGAAGGCGGAAATTCAAGAGAAACAGCAATGGGAAGCCGTTTTGGAGTGGAAAGCCCTAAAACAGCAAATTGATACCTTACAGGGCGAAATTACGGGGAATGAGCAAACCTTAACTCAACTGCAGCAGACGATTCAAACTACAGAAAGTCAAATCCAAGAAGCCAGTCAAACTCTAGATGACTTGAACGCCCAAGTGAAAGCCTTGGGAGAAGATGAACAGTTAGAAGCAACCTCCAAGTTGGCAACGCAAAAAGCCCAACAAGAACAACTCCAACAACGAGAAGCAGAACTGAATCAAATTCTCCAAGATACAGCCACTGCACAGGAACAAACCCAACAGCAACGGCAAGAACAGCAGTCTCGCTTACAAACCCTGCAACAGGAACTAGAAAACCTCACTCAGACGAAAATCCAAGAATTACAGCAGGCAACTGAAGCAGCGCAAGCCAAACTGGCAGACAGTCGCGAACAAGCCAACGCCATTGCCTCAGCTTCCGAAGAATGGATTCAACAACAAACCCAACTCAGTCAACAAATTAATCAACTTCAAAATAGCCTTAACCCGCAGCGCACCGAACAAGCCCAACTGCAAGAACGAGAAACCCAACTGCAGCAAAAAATCGCAGAACAACAAACTACCCTTGCTTCTCTAAACCCTGAACTGGAAACCAAACAGCAAACCATCCAAGAATTAGAACAAGCCGTTAATCAACTGCAAGAACAAGTTCAAACTCTCGCACAACAACTGAGTCACGCCGAAGAAGAGAAGAAACTGCAACAGTCGACCCAAACCCGTCTTTTACAAGAACAACGGGATAAACAACGCAAGTTAGATAAACTGGAAGCCACTCAACAAGCCCAACAAGAAGCGCAAGGAACCTATGCCACCCAAATTATTCTACAGGCTAATCTCCCTGGCGTTTGTGGTTTAGTTGCCCAACTCGGACAAGTGGAACCGCGCTATCAACTCGCTTTGGAAACGGCAGCCGGGGGAAGACTAGCAAACATCGTGGTGGAAGATGACCAAGTGGGGGCAAAAGCGATTCAACTCCTGAAAGAAAAGCGCGGCGGACGCGCAACCTTTCTCCCCCTCAATAAAATTCAAGCCCCGCGTCAAAATATGACCGCTGCCTTGCGGTATGCCAATGGCTTTGTGGATTATGCTGCCAACTTAATTGATTGTGAACCCCGCTATCAGGTGATTTTCGCTTATGTGTTTGGTAATACCGCGGTGTTTACAACCTTAGAAAATGCCCGTCCGCATCTCGGGAAAACCCGTATCGTCACCTTAGAGGGAGAAATTTTAGAAAGCAGTGGCGCGATGAGTGGGGGAAGTCGTAGCACGCGCTCTAGCCTTCATTTTGGCACAGCTACCGAAACGGAATCCGATGAAATTCAACAGTTAAAAGCCCGTTTAGCAGAAATTGATGAAATTTTAGCGGTTTGTGAACCCAAAATTGAACAAGCGACTGCTGAAAGTCAACGTCTAACCGAAAAACTCAATGAAACCCGCCAACAGCATCAGGAACAACAATGGCAGTATAAGCAAACTCAGCAGGAAATTGAACGTCTCAGCCAACAGCAACAGCAAGTGAGTCAACAATTAAGTCAAAACGAAACTGAACTCGTGCAACTGCAAGGGCGTTTAGAACTCTTAGCCAACAGCATCCCGCAGCAAGAAACGGAGTTAGTGCAACTGCAAGCCGAACTCGCGGATCTCGAAGCCAGCCATAGCAACACCCAATGGCAGGAGATTCAACAAGTGATTAAACAACAGGAAGCAGAGTTAAAGCAAGCGGAAACGGCATTGAATGAAGCGAAACAGCAACAACAGCAGCTGGAAACTGAACAACTCCGCTTACAGGAAAAAATTTCCACGTCAGAACAACGGTTAACCGAGTATGAACAGCGCGTGTTAGAGACAAACCAACAAAAAGCGAGTGTGGAAACCCAACAACAAGAAATTGCTGAAAAAATTGCCGAAACCGATACTATTATTGCCCAATTACAAGAGAAACTCGGTAAACTCAAAGAAGAGCGCGATCGCGCTGACCAAACCCTTCGTTCCCATCAACGTCAACAAGATAAGCAAACTTGGAAGCAGCAAAAGCTGCAAGAAACCCTCAGCGAACAGCAAGACCAACTCGCCACTCTCCAAAGCCAGTATAAAGAAAAGGGAAATGCTCTTCCAGAACCACTTCCCGAAATTCCTGAATTAGTGCAAGAAACGCCCAGCGAAACCATTACCTTTGCTAACTACAGCGAACAACTAACCCACCTGCAAGAAGAACTGCGCCAGATGCAAAAACGCTTGCAAGACATGGAACCGGTCAATATGCTGGCGTTAGAAGAATACGAGAAAACCCAAGCCCGTTTGGATGACCTCACCGAAAAACTAACCACTCTCCAAGCGGAACGGAACGAACTTCTCCTGCGCATCGAAACCTTTACCACCCGTCGCCTTGAAGCGTTCAACGAAGCTTTTAACGCTGTTAACGAAAACTTCCAAACCATCTTTGCCACCCTCTCCGAGGGCGATGGCTACTTACAATTGGATAAACCAGACGACCTTAGTAACGCCAACCTCAATCTGATCGCCCATCCCAAAGGAAAACCGGTTCAACGCTTACACTCGATGTCTGGCGGAGAAAAATCATTAACCGCTCTTAGTTTTATTTTCGCCCTCCAACGCTATCGTCCTTCGCCATTCTATGCCTTTGACGAAGTGGATATGTTTTTGGATGGAGCAAATGTTCAACGATTAGCTACAATGATCAAACAGCAAGCCGAGCAAGCCCAATTTATTGTCGTTAGTTTACGGCGACCGATGATCGAAGCATCTATGCGAACCATAGGCGTCACCCAAGCCAGAGGCGCGTACACCCAAGTTTTAGGTATTAAACTCTAA
- a CDS encoding transcriptional regulator, with the protein MPVKSYRNDLLVRLTNAEYSSQYLKVAFEATLEDGNMEAFLLALNNVIEAREGTSEVAKEANISKEELKRFLKEEESPNLMTLTSILKAVGLTIDFKPSASVNQD; encoded by the coding sequence ATGCCAGTTAAAAGTTACAGAAACGATTTGCTAGTGAGACTGACTAATGCCGAGTATTCATCACAATATCTGAAAGTGGCTTTTGAGGCAACTCTAGAAGATGGAAATATGGAGGCTTTTTTATTGGCTCTAAATAATGTGATTGAAGCCAGAGAAGGGACTTCAGAAGTGGCTAAAGAAGCGAATATTTCTAAGGAAGAATTAAAGCGTTTTCTCAAGGAAGAAGAAAGTCCTAATTTGATGACGCTTACTTCTATTCTCAAAGCAGTTGGGTTAACAATTGACTTTAAACCCTCAGCATCTGTTAATCAAGACTAA